The region tatcctggtcaggtttgCAGTGGATTACTTGAATACTGGCTGTGAGGTGGGAAAAACACCCTGGATTGGATACAGGACACCATACACATGTTTTCACATCTACAGGCAAATTAGAGTCACCAGTTTACCTACCGGCATGTTTTTTGTGGGGATGAAACccgcatgaacatgtgaaactccacgcAGACCATAACCTGTGCTCAGGACTGAACCAGGGAGCCTGGAATTATGAAGTGGCAACTGTGCCATTTATTTTTGGTTAACAGACATGatgcaaaagtaaaataatgttcCTGCAAGAGAGCCGCCTATGCTGAACAATATATCTAGCACAGTAAATCGGAAGAATTACAAAATTGGTTAAGATTGGTAATGaatgggttctctggtttcctcccagctcCCAAAAACCTGCTGATAGGTGGATTGGTTGCTCTAAAattcccctaggtgtgaatgagtttgtGAATTTATGCGCCCTGTGTTGAACTCAGTCTACCTCATGCCCACCATTTCTGGGACAGGCTCCTGATCCACCGCGACCCTTATAAAGCAGTTCCTGAAGATGTACGAATGAACAATTAACAGTTTTCCagtatatagatattatatgAGCCACCCCTAACTATAGGGATGTACAACATTAGTGTTGATGTTGCAAAACCGCAAATAGCAATGATGTTGATCTGGTTTATAAACAGGAATTTGGCCAGAAATTAATCAGACCCCAGGAGTCACTGCAGAAAGCCACAGTAATCCTGAATCCTGCAGCATGCAAAGGGTGAGCGTTTGCCATCAACACACTCTGGAACATGGATCTTACCTTGCCGGTCAGTCTGCACTAAACATGGTGATCATTGTGTTTAAATTCTTGTGCacatttttccacagaaaggcTAACAGTCTGTTTGAAAAGAACGCAGCTCCTATTCTACATCTTGCTGGCATTGAAGTTAAAGTTATAAAGGTATTGGACtttagtgtgttgtgttttatagCTTTCACAGTTGCTGTTTTAAACTCATGATAATGTTTTGAACTTAATATAGACCGATTATGAAGGGCAAGCCAAGAAGCTAATGGATCTGATGGAACAGACAGACATGTTGATTGTTGCTGGGGGTGATGGAACCCTGCAGGAGGTAAAGCATGTTGGTGTAATTTCACTGGAAAGCTTTGAATGTTTTGCTGGCTTAAGTTCTTGTAGCAGGTAAATTGTTttctgtcttttattttattcaggtGATAACTGGCTTGCTGCGCAGAGCTGATGAGGTATGTACTGTGATGAACCTGTCCATGTCCAGTAGGAGTAATTTGCGAAATACTACTTACAGGGAGATTGGTCACTATTTTGCAGGCGAAGCATGAAGAGATTCACTATGTGCTATTGATTGTCATTCTCTTTGTTAACATGGGACGGGAGCATGCACGTCTATATAAAAGCTCTAAATTAGGTCTGTGCATAGATGGTGGGACCAGTCTTTAATCATCATACACGTAGGATGTGTCAGCAGACACAGCGAGCCtgatttatcaagctggatctgaacaaatgaattcatattcaaattatTCACAgtagcatttacacaagaagaGTGATATTCATGGAAATAtcgttgttgtttgttttttcagaaaATGATCATATCCTACAAGAGTTACTGAGGTTGTGTAATTGGCATGAGCTACTGCagtttaataattttaataatatgtCTTATGCTGTCATGTGAATTTAGTGAAAAAGTGAATGACTTGAAAAAAGCAATCCCAAACAtatccataaattaagacaaataagactAGCTCGCATCTAcagggttgtgggtttgaatcccacctccccGTGTGTGCATGGAGTATGCATATTCATCCCATGCTTCCGGGGTTTCCTCTggctactccggtttcctcccccagtccaaagacatgtgttgtaggctgagtggcattttcaaattgtctgtagtgtgtgaatgtgtgtgtgattgtgccctgcaattggctgcacccctcccccccatccagggtatccccAGCCTTGTGCGCCAAGTTCCCTGGGTTAGGCTCCACGCAACCCGTGACCCTGTAtgggataagtggtacagaaaatggatggatggaagactAGTGATTCAATTCGGCCAATATAAACTGTACCCTATAAAATGACGAACAGTTAGGGTTAGCTACCTTGTATCACATTTAGTCATCATTATGTTGTTTTGAGCTCACTGTGAGcattgccttttatggagttttgtgggtgtcactaaatgtaaatctgAGCACGCTTGGTTCTTTACGGCTGAGTGGCGTTCACCAGCATATGCACATGAATATGTAGGAAAtcctgcaatttaaattatgagcacattaaagtatttcttgaccttggatgcatgtaaatctattgtatgaggcctttaaaacaaaattagcacgtttcaaaaccataatagatgcgcttttaaaaaaaactgcgGGTTTATGAATGTTTACGATTTGTTCCCTTTTTAATATGTGCTGCTTTTTATCCCAGGAAGCGTTCAGTAAAACTCCCATTGGATTTATTCCTCTGGGCTCGCAGAACTCCTTGAGCCAAAGTCTGCATATAGTTACTGATGACAAAGTAAAGTAAGTACTCCTATGAAACGCTCTCTTTGGACTAGTTTTGTCATTGAGTATTTTAAGTAGTATTTACTTATCTTTTTGATTGTGAATTTCAGACGCATCACTTCAGCAACGCTGTCTATTCTGAAAGGGGAGACGGTGCCACTGGACGTCCTTCAAATAAAGGTATAGCATAACTACTCTGTCAAACTGTGGGCAATTTGTGAGCATGAGCGATCATGTTGTGGTGATAATTGCATATTGTTCTCAGAGTGAGAAGGAGCAGCCAGTCTTCGCGCTCTTAAGTTTACGCTGGGGCTCCTTTCGAGACGTTGCAACGTCCATTAGCAAGTGAGTGGTCTAACAAGATGGTAATATATtatatgcatttattattttagacttagtgcatatattttatacatttaaatgtgctcttttttgtctctctttaaGATATTGGTATCTTGGACCTTTAAAAGCAAGAGCAGCACATTGGTTTAGTACACTAAAGGTGAGTAGGGTgttttgtgtacatttgtgtTTATTGAATCTTGAACGTTTAATCAACCAAGTTGTCTTCTGTACGTCAGGAGTGGCCACAGATACATCATGCTTCTGTTTCGTACCTGCCTCCCATCCCTCGACCCCCAGACCTGCCTGACATGAAGCCCGTGAGACCCAGTCTGCTATGTCGCATCTATCGGAGAATTAAAAACTACTGGACGCCTCCTCCAGAAGGTAGAATTGATGTACATCTTTGAAATTTGCCTTTTCTGCAATATATAATGGCTGAAGTCTTAGTGCattttgtggtgtgtgttcagagcCCCATGTAGAGGCAAAACCAGAGCACTGGGAGGATAAGCAGATCTCTACACTGGAGCTCACAATCAGCACACAGAACAGAAATCCAGTGAAAAGTGTAAGTCACCTTAAAGAATAATACAtgtaatttgttttttaaatttaatttgttCATATGGTTGCACGAAGAagaggagggttttttttttataagaagCAATACATTTCAGCCATTTGATGGCAGTgactgtacagtgtgtgtgtgtgtgtgtacatatatatatatatatatatatatatatatatatatatatatatatatatatatatatatatatatatatatatatatatatatatatatatatatatatatatatatctcacaataCAGTGAATGGGACAGATggcaatttttcattttaagttGCATCTCCACAAATTATTTTCATGAAAAGcattatgttgtttttacaATTTCAGTTGACCCTGATATATATCTGGTATTTTTCATTCATGAGCTGACTGACAGTCACCTGTTTTCCAACATGCACCTCAAGCTCAGGACAGCGCTGTAGCAAAGCCAGGTCTTATTCTGCTGTGAACTGTTCTAACAGACCCTCATCAGGGAGTTCTTTTGCAGTCTTTCTGGCATGTTGTACtaatgatatacagtatctcacaaaagtgagtacacccctcacatttttgtaaatatttgattatatcttttcatgtgacaacactgaagaaatgacactttgctacaatgtaaagtagtgagtgtgcagcttgtgtaacagtgtaaatttgctgtcccctcaaaataactcaa is a window of Ictalurus punctatus breed USDA103 chromosome 4, Coco_2.0, whole genome shotgun sequence DNA encoding:
- the agk gene encoding acylglycerol kinase, mitochondrial, giving the protein MARVVKVLRTLRNHWKKSTFAVCVLSYGGHWLYGKHCESVLRREACQEAREFGQKLIRPQESLQKATVILNPAACKGKANSLFEKNAAPILHLAGIEVKVIKTDYEGQAKKLMDLMEQTDMLIVAGGDGTLQEVITGLLRRADEEAFSKTPIGFIPLGSQNSLSQSLHIVTDDKVKRITSATLSILKGETVPLDVLQIKSEKEQPVFALLSLRWGSFRDVATSISKYWYLGPLKARAAHWFSTLKEWPQIHHASVSYLPPIPRPPDLPDMKPVRPSLLCRIYRRIKNYWTPPPEEPHVEAKPEHWEDKQISTLELTISTQNRNPVKSRTDDSLVLSVEPDTLTVGQFITEGTKKAENPFKCTEKALQIEASICRLSLPQEGGGFFDVDNEAFEAMPVEVKLLPRKLRFFCSSERRDQLAQMN